Proteins encoded together in one Chitinispirillales bacterium ANBcel5 window:
- a CDS encoding radical SAM protein, which produces MQYKNLFGPVRSRRLGLSLGIDMVPFKTCTLDCIYCECGATTELIHERKEYVPARDIIEELNHYLSTHPSPDYVTLGGSGEPTLHSQIDTIINHVKSNYPSIKVALLTNSTFFHLPEVRRGVLGCDIVLPSLDAVSTQVFEKINKPAVSVDCEMLIDGLVEFSREFKGQIWLEVFIVPGINDTEQELKLFKETIQRIKPTRIQLNSLDRPGTCSWLTAASPEELATIAEFMKPLPVEIVSRNFAEPLPGGSQLQEQNDALMSLLKRRPSTLEDISVSLGITLNAASILVENSKKRDLVSTKEVNNRIYYTVEN; this is translated from the coding sequence ATGCAGTATAAAAACCTTTTTGGCCCTGTGCGCTCCAGAAGACTTGGTCTGTCACTTGGTATCGATATGGTACCATTTAAAACCTGTACCCTGGATTGCATCTATTGTGAGTGCGGGGCAACCACCGAGCTGATTCATGAGCGCAAAGAATATGTCCCTGCCCGGGATATCATTGAAGAACTCAACCACTATCTTTCAACACACCCCAGTCCCGATTATGTTACTTTGGGGGGCAGTGGTGAGCCCACACTTCATAGTCAAATAGATACCATTATCAATCATGTAAAAAGTAATTACCCCTCCATAAAGGTGGCTCTTTTAACCAACAGTACCTTTTTTCACCTTCCAGAGGTTCGCCGCGGTGTGCTTGGGTGTGATATAGTCCTGCCTTCATTGGACGCGGTTTCCACTCAGGTGTTTGAAAAAATCAATAAACCAGCCGTTTCTGTAGACTGTGAGATGCTAATTGATGGGCTGGTGGAGTTTTCAAGGGAGTTTAAGGGCCAGATCTGGCTTGAGGTGTTCATTGTGCCGGGGATAAATGACACCGAACAGGAACTGAAGCTGTTTAAAGAAACTATCCAACGAATCAAACCAACCAGGATTCAGCTAAACTCGCTGGACAGACCGGGTACATGCAGCTGGCTAACCGCCGCTTCTCCCGAAGAACTCGCAACCATCGCGGAATTTATGAAACCACTGCCAGTAGAGATCGTCTCCCGAAACTTCGCTGAGCCGCTTCCGGGCGGATCACAGCTACAGGAGCAAAACGATGCTCTCATGAGCCTGCTAAAACGCAGACCTTCCACGCTCGAAGATATCTCAGTGAGCCTTGGCATTACCCTGAATGCTGCATCAATCCTGGTTGAAAACAGTAAAAAAAGGGACCTGGTGAGCACTAAAGAGGTAAATAACAGGATCTACTATACAGTGGAAAACTGA